One genomic window of Pieris rapae chromosome 15, ilPieRapa1.1, whole genome shotgun sequence includes the following:
- the LOC110992787 gene encoding ubiquitin carboxyl-terminal hydrolase 7 isoform X1: MNHTSAPDRQQHDPNVKVEEMETQEVETVETATEKTWEKTWEDDLMRGRITPNGGVVMSDVMKNQDTSEMPQLACVDAEMEDDEARSEATFRFTVHNFKTIKDSVLSPPCYVRNLPWKIMVMPRQAPSPDKQQQKSLGFFLQCNGESESSSWSCFAMAELRLISHKPDTEPFHRKIQHLFYSKENDWGFSHFMSWNDVLDAERGYIKDDAITLEVHVSAEAPHGVSWDSKKHTGYVGLKNQGATCYMNSLLQTLYFTNQLRKAVYKMPTESDDSTRSVALALQRVFYELQFSDKPVGTKKLTKSFGWETLDSFMQHDVQEFLRVLLDKLESKMKGTCVEGTVPRLFEGKMSSYIKCKNVNVSSTRVETFYDIQLNIKGKKNIYESFKDYINTETLDGENKYDAGEHGLQEAEKGVIFATFPPVLHLHLMRFQYDPITDSSVKFNDRFEFYEHINLDAYLQEKPETPADYTLHAVLVHSGDNHGGHYVVFINPKGDGKWCKFDDDVVSRCTKQEAIEYNYGGHDEDMALTVRHCTNAYMLVYIRDSQLKTVLQEVTQADIPTELSERLAEEKRIETIRRKERNEAHLYMNVNVVLEEEFDGHQGNDLYDPERAHFRVFRVRKQATVAELMETLAENFRYPQKHLRPWPFSARSNQTCRPTCLDVINDQNKTIADISENINPWNIFLEMLAPDSGFATLPPFDKDNDVVLFFKYYDPKQKRIHYCGHHYLPIASKPADLIPILNKRAGFPPDTPLVLYEEIKPDFVEKINNYNDPLEKVLDELMDGDIIVFERADSRHEELELPTCQDYFKYIFYKVEVQFVDKTVPNDPGFTMELSMQMRYDQMARAVGQRLNVDPYLIQFFKCQNYKDTPGLPLRYSYDGILKDLLVYCKPKCPKKLFYQILSIKVNELDNKKQFKCLWIGPNYKEDKELILYPNKGGKVSDILEEAAKVVEMSPEGSGRLRIVEVSCHKVLPGPDPELTLDQVTMSPPRLYRIEEIPQDELDLQDDEMLVPCAHFYKQVYATFGIPFYTRIKHHEPFQAVKDRMQKKLDIPDKEWEKFNFAIIVNARANYISEGAVVNIFDFRPSSNANLSLPDSSGRPWLGLEHINKTPKRSRVNYLEKAIKIYN; this comes from the exons ATGAATCACACGTCTGCACCTGACAGGCAGCAGCACGACCCTAATGTAAAGGTTGAAGAGATGGAAACACAAGAAG tgGAGACTGTAGAAACTGCAACTGAAAAGACTTGGGAAAAAACTTGGGAAGACGATTTAATGAGAGGTCGTATTACCCCCAATGGAGGTGTGGTGATGTCTGATGTTATGAAAAATCAAGATACTTCTGAAATGcct CAACTGGCATGTGTTGATGCAGAAATGGAAGATGATGAAGCAAGATCAGAAGCAACATTTCGCTTCACAgtacataactttaaaactATCAAGGATTCAGTGTTATCACCACCCTGCTATGTGCGTAATCTGCCATGGAAGATAATGGTAATGCCAAGACAGGCCCCATCCCCTGACAAACAACAACAGAAGTCCCTTGGATTCTTCTTGCAGTGTAATGGAGAGAGTGAGTCATCTAGCTGGTCTTGCTTTGCTATGGCTGAGTTAAGGCTCATCTCTCACAAACCTGACACTGAACCTTTTCATAGAAAAATCcagcatttattttatag taaagAGAATGATTGGGGATTCTCTCACTTCATGTCCTGGAATGATGTCTTAGATGCCGAAAGAGGCTATATAAAAGATGATGCAATTACTTTAGAGGTCCATGTCAGTGCTGAGGCACCACATGGTGTCTCTTGGGACTCTAAGAAACACACTGGATATGTCg gaTTAAAGAATCAAGGTGCAACCTGCTATATGAACTCACTGTTACAAACGCTTTACTTTACTAACCAATTGCGGAAAGCTGTTTACAAAATGCCAACAGAGTCTGATGATAGTACTAG gtcTGTAGCATTAGCCCTCCAACGAGTTTTCTATGAGCTGCAATTCTCTGATAAACCAGTTGGAACCAAGAAACTGACAAAAAGCTTCGGCTGGGAGACGCTTGATTCTTTTATGCAGCATGATGTGCAGGAATTCTTGAGG gTATTACTAGACAAGTTGGAAAGCAAAATGAAGGGTACCTGCGTAGAAGGCACAGTTCCACGATTGTTTGAGGGTAAAATGAGCTCTTACATTAAATGCAAGAATGTCAATGTCTCCAGTACAAGAGTTGAGACCTTCTATGACATTCAGTTGAATATCAAAGGGAAAAAGAACA TTTACGAATCATTTAAAGACTACATAAACACGGAGACACTGGATGGTGAGAATAAGTATGATGCTGGAGAGCATGGGCTTCAAGAGGCAGAGAAGGGTGTGATATTCGCCACTTTCCCCCCCGTACTGCATTTACACCTCATGAGGTTCCAATACGATCCTATCACTGACAGCTCTGTCAAGTTTAATGACAG gttTGAATTTTACGAGCACATCAACTTAGACGCATACCTACAAGAGAAACCCGAAACTCCAGCTGATTACACCCTACACGCAGTTTTGGTTCATTCAGGAGACAATCACGGAGGTCACTATGTTGTCTTTATCAATCCCAAAGGGGATGGCAag tgGTGTAAATTCGACGACGACGTGGTATCTCGATGCACGAAGCAAGAGGCAATTGAATACAATTACGGCGGCCATGATGAGGATATGGCACTAACCGTCAGACACTGCACTAATGCCTACATGTTGGTGTATATTCG TGATTCACAATTAAAGACAGTGCTCCAAGAAGTTACACAGGCTGATATTCCTACTGAACTCAGCGAAAGATTAGCAGAAGAAAAGAGAATTGAAACT ATCCGCCGTAAAGAGCGCAATGAGGCCCATCTCTATATGAACGTGAATGTGGTACTGGAAGAGGAGTTTGATGGTCACCAAGGAAACGACCTCTATGATCCCGAAAGGGCTCACTTCAGGGTGTTCCGAGTAAGGAAGCAGGCGACCGTTGCAGAACTTATGGAGACGTTGGCGGAGAACTTCCGCTACCCACAGAAACATTTGCGCCCATGGCCGTTTAGCGCCCGCTCTAACCAG ACGTGCAGACCAACATGCCTGGACGTAATCAACGACCAGAACAAGACAATAGCGGATATATCGGAGAACATTAATCCATGGAATATCTTCCTCGAAATGCTCGCTCCGGATTCTGGCTTCGCCACATTACCCCCATTCGATAAGGACAATGACGTAGTGTTGTTCTTCAAGTACTACGACCCGAAGCAGAAGAGGATTCACTATTGTGGACATCATTACTTACCTATCGCAAGCAAACCGGCTGATCTCATACCAATACTCAATAAGAGAGCAG gcTTCCCTCCAGACACACCCCTAGTTTTGTATGAAGAAATTAAACCTGACTTTGTGGAGAAAATCAACAATTACAACGACCCTCTCGAAAAG GTATTGGACGAGCTGATGGACGGCGATATCATCGTGTTCGAGCGAGCGGACAGCCGCCACGAGGAGTTGGAGCTGCCCACCTGCCAGGACTACTTCAAGTACATCTTCTACAAGGTGGAGGTGCAGTTCGTGGACAAGACGGTGCCCAATGATCCCGG ATTTACTATGGAGCTGTCGATGCAAATGCGGTATGACCAAATGGCCCGCGCTGTTGGACAGCGTCTCAACGTTGATCCCTACCTAATACAGTTCTTCAAGTGCcaaaa TTACAAGGACACACCCGGTCTGCCTTTGCGATACTCGTATGATGGAATATTGAAGGACTTGCTTGTCTACTGCAAACCAAAGTGCCCTAAGAAATTGTTCTACCAGATTTTATCTATCAAAGTGAACGAATTGGATAAcaagaaacaatttaaatgtttatgg ATTGGTCCTAATTATAAAGAagataaagaattaattttatatcccAATAAAGGCGGCAAAGTCTCGGATATATTAGAAGAGGCAGCTAAGGTCGTAGAAATGTCACCGGAAGGTTCTGGAAG ATTACGAATTGTCGAAGTGTCGTGTCACAAGGTGTTGCCAGGGCCGGACCCCGAGCTAACATTGGACCAAGTGACAATGTCACCTCCCAGACTTTACCGGATAGAGGAGATCCCGCAGGATGAGCTGGATTTACag GATGATGAAATGCTAGTCCCATGCGCGCATTTCTACAAGCAGGTTTATGCTACGTTTGGGATTCCGTTCTACACCCGCATCAAACACCACGAGCCCTTCCAAGCTGTCAAAGACCGCATGCAGAAGAAGTTGGACATACCTGACAAGGAATGGGAGAAG TTCAACTTCGCAATTATAGTAAACGCAAGAGCTAATTACATAAGCGAAGGAGCTGTAGTGAACATATTCGACTTCAGGCCAAGTAGTAATGCAA ACCTGTCGCTTCCAGATTCCTCCGGACGGCCCTGGCTGGGCCTGGAGCACATCAATAAGACACCAAAACGTTCGCGGGTCAACTACCTCGAGAAAGCCATTAAGATCTACAATTGA
- the LOC110992787 gene encoding ubiquitin carboxyl-terminal hydrolase 7 isoform X5 produces MRGRITPNGGVVMSDVMKNQDTSEMPQLACVDAEMEDDEARSEATFRFTVHNFKTIKDSVLSPPCYVRNLPWKIMVMPRQAPSPDKQQQKSLGFFLQCNGESESSSWSCFAMAELRLISHKPDTEPFHRKIQHLFYSKENDWGFSHFMSWNDVLDAERGYIKDDAITLEVHVSAEAPHGVSWDSKKHTGYVGLKNQGATCYMNSLLQTLYFTNQLRKAVYKMPTESDDSTRSVALALQRVFYELQFSDKPVGTKKLTKSFGWETLDSFMQHDVQEFLRVLLDKLESKMKGTCVEGTVPRLFEGKMSSYIKCKNVNVSSTRVETFYDIQLNIKGKKNIYESFKDYINTETLDGENKYDAGEHGLQEAEKGVIFATFPPVLHLHLMRFQYDPITDSSVKFNDRFEFYEHINLDAYLQEKPETPADYTLHAVLVHSGDNHGGHYVVFINPKGDGKWCKFDDDVVSRCTKQEAIEYNYGGHDEDMALTVRHCTNAYMLVYIRDSQLKTVLQEVTQADIPTELSERLAEEKRIETIRRKERNEAHLYMNVNVVLEEEFDGHQGNDLYDPERAHFRVFRVRKQATVAELMETLAENFRYPQKHLRPWPFSARSNQTCRPTCLDVINDQNKTIADISENINPWNIFLEMLAPDSGFATLPPFDKDNDVVLFFKYYDPKQKRIHYCGHHYLPIASKPADLIPILNKRAGFPPDTPLVLYEEIKPDFVEKINNYNDPLEKVLDELMDGDIIVFERADSRHEELELPTCQDYFKYIFYKVEVQFVDKTVPNDPGFTMELSMQMRYDQMARAVGQRLNVDPYLIQFFKCQNYKDTPGLPLRYSYDGILKDLLVYCKPKCPKKLFYQILSIKVNELDNKKQFKCLWIGPNYKEDKELILYPNKGGKVSDILEEAAKVVEMSPEGSGRLRIVEVSCHKVLPGPDPELTLDQVTMSPPRLYRIEEIPQDELDLQDDEMLVPCAHFYKQVYATFGIPFYTRIKHHEPFQAVKDRMQKKLDIPDKEWEKFNFAIIVNARANYISEGAVVNIFDFRPSSNANLSLPDSSGRPWLGLEHINKTPKRSRVNYLEKAIKIYN; encoded by the exons ATGAGAGGTCGTATTACCCCCAATGGAGGTGTGGTGATGTCTGATGTTATGAAAAATCAAGATACTTCTGAAATGcct CAACTGGCATGTGTTGATGCAGAAATGGAAGATGATGAAGCAAGATCAGAAGCAACATTTCGCTTCACAgtacataactttaaaactATCAAGGATTCAGTGTTATCACCACCCTGCTATGTGCGTAATCTGCCATGGAAGATAATGGTAATGCCAAGACAGGCCCCATCCCCTGACAAACAACAACAGAAGTCCCTTGGATTCTTCTTGCAGTGTAATGGAGAGAGTGAGTCATCTAGCTGGTCTTGCTTTGCTATGGCTGAGTTAAGGCTCATCTCTCACAAACCTGACACTGAACCTTTTCATAGAAAAATCcagcatttattttatag taaagAGAATGATTGGGGATTCTCTCACTTCATGTCCTGGAATGATGTCTTAGATGCCGAAAGAGGCTATATAAAAGATGATGCAATTACTTTAGAGGTCCATGTCAGTGCTGAGGCACCACATGGTGTCTCTTGGGACTCTAAGAAACACACTGGATATGTCg gaTTAAAGAATCAAGGTGCAACCTGCTATATGAACTCACTGTTACAAACGCTTTACTTTACTAACCAATTGCGGAAAGCTGTTTACAAAATGCCAACAGAGTCTGATGATAGTACTAG gtcTGTAGCATTAGCCCTCCAACGAGTTTTCTATGAGCTGCAATTCTCTGATAAACCAGTTGGAACCAAGAAACTGACAAAAAGCTTCGGCTGGGAGACGCTTGATTCTTTTATGCAGCATGATGTGCAGGAATTCTTGAGG gTATTACTAGACAAGTTGGAAAGCAAAATGAAGGGTACCTGCGTAGAAGGCACAGTTCCACGATTGTTTGAGGGTAAAATGAGCTCTTACATTAAATGCAAGAATGTCAATGTCTCCAGTACAAGAGTTGAGACCTTCTATGACATTCAGTTGAATATCAAAGGGAAAAAGAACA TTTACGAATCATTTAAAGACTACATAAACACGGAGACACTGGATGGTGAGAATAAGTATGATGCTGGAGAGCATGGGCTTCAAGAGGCAGAGAAGGGTGTGATATTCGCCACTTTCCCCCCCGTACTGCATTTACACCTCATGAGGTTCCAATACGATCCTATCACTGACAGCTCTGTCAAGTTTAATGACAG gttTGAATTTTACGAGCACATCAACTTAGACGCATACCTACAAGAGAAACCCGAAACTCCAGCTGATTACACCCTACACGCAGTTTTGGTTCATTCAGGAGACAATCACGGAGGTCACTATGTTGTCTTTATCAATCCCAAAGGGGATGGCAag tgGTGTAAATTCGACGACGACGTGGTATCTCGATGCACGAAGCAAGAGGCAATTGAATACAATTACGGCGGCCATGATGAGGATATGGCACTAACCGTCAGACACTGCACTAATGCCTACATGTTGGTGTATATTCG TGATTCACAATTAAAGACAGTGCTCCAAGAAGTTACACAGGCTGATATTCCTACTGAACTCAGCGAAAGATTAGCAGAAGAAAAGAGAATTGAAACT ATCCGCCGTAAAGAGCGCAATGAGGCCCATCTCTATATGAACGTGAATGTGGTACTGGAAGAGGAGTTTGATGGTCACCAAGGAAACGACCTCTATGATCCCGAAAGGGCTCACTTCAGGGTGTTCCGAGTAAGGAAGCAGGCGACCGTTGCAGAACTTATGGAGACGTTGGCGGAGAACTTCCGCTACCCACAGAAACATTTGCGCCCATGGCCGTTTAGCGCCCGCTCTAACCAG ACGTGCAGACCAACATGCCTGGACGTAATCAACGACCAGAACAAGACAATAGCGGATATATCGGAGAACATTAATCCATGGAATATCTTCCTCGAAATGCTCGCTCCGGATTCTGGCTTCGCCACATTACCCCCATTCGATAAGGACAATGACGTAGTGTTGTTCTTCAAGTACTACGACCCGAAGCAGAAGAGGATTCACTATTGTGGACATCATTACTTACCTATCGCAAGCAAACCGGCTGATCTCATACCAATACTCAATAAGAGAGCAG gcTTCCCTCCAGACACACCCCTAGTTTTGTATGAAGAAATTAAACCTGACTTTGTGGAGAAAATCAACAATTACAACGACCCTCTCGAAAAG GTATTGGACGAGCTGATGGACGGCGATATCATCGTGTTCGAGCGAGCGGACAGCCGCCACGAGGAGTTGGAGCTGCCCACCTGCCAGGACTACTTCAAGTACATCTTCTACAAGGTGGAGGTGCAGTTCGTGGACAAGACGGTGCCCAATGATCCCGG ATTTACTATGGAGCTGTCGATGCAAATGCGGTATGACCAAATGGCCCGCGCTGTTGGACAGCGTCTCAACGTTGATCCCTACCTAATACAGTTCTTCAAGTGCcaaaa TTACAAGGACACACCCGGTCTGCCTTTGCGATACTCGTATGATGGAATATTGAAGGACTTGCTTGTCTACTGCAAACCAAAGTGCCCTAAGAAATTGTTCTACCAGATTTTATCTATCAAAGTGAACGAATTGGATAAcaagaaacaatttaaatgtttatgg ATTGGTCCTAATTATAAAGAagataaagaattaattttatatcccAATAAAGGCGGCAAAGTCTCGGATATATTAGAAGAGGCAGCTAAGGTCGTAGAAATGTCACCGGAAGGTTCTGGAAG ATTACGAATTGTCGAAGTGTCGTGTCACAAGGTGTTGCCAGGGCCGGACCCCGAGCTAACATTGGACCAAGTGACAATGTCACCTCCCAGACTTTACCGGATAGAGGAGATCCCGCAGGATGAGCTGGATTTACag GATGATGAAATGCTAGTCCCATGCGCGCATTTCTACAAGCAGGTTTATGCTACGTTTGGGATTCCGTTCTACACCCGCATCAAACACCACGAGCCCTTCCAAGCTGTCAAAGACCGCATGCAGAAGAAGTTGGACATACCTGACAAGGAATGGGAGAAG TTCAACTTCGCAATTATAGTAAACGCAAGAGCTAATTACATAAGCGAAGGAGCTGTAGTGAACATATTCGACTTCAGGCCAAGTAGTAATGCAA ACCTGTCGCTTCCAGATTCCTCCGGACGGCCCTGGCTGGGCCTGGAGCACATCAATAAGACACCAAAACGTTCGCGGGTCAACTACCTCGAGAAAGCCATTAAGATCTACAATTGA